Proteins encoded together in one Hymenobacter monticola window:
- the argS gene encoding arginine--tRNA ligase: MQQLESSLKTALQTAAQAVFGVEVPTTSLTLQPTRKEFAGSFTLVTFPLTKALGKGPEQIGQALGEWLKSNEPRVRGYNVVKGFLNLEIADAEWLALFEQLRQQPAAAPVPTEGAPQRVVVEYSSPNTNKPLHLGHLRNNFLGYSVAEILKATGATVTKANLVNDRGIHICKSMIAYQHFGQGETPESAGMKGDHLAGKYYVLFEKHYREEIKQLEAEGVATDIAKKQAPLMTEAQQMLQAWEAGDPAVKALWSQMNGWVYEGFDETYKNIGVDFDQYYYESETYLLGKERVEEGLGKGVFFKKDNGAVWVDLQAEGLDEKLLLRADGTSVYITQDLGTAELKYQDFGYDSSIYVIADEQNYHMQVLQATLKKLGKPYADAIHHLSYGMVDLPSGKMKSREGTVVDADELVRDVVTAAKAATLEKGKTEGLSEDELEELYHMLGLGALKYYLLKVDPKKRMLFNPEESVSLEGHTGPFIQYSHARIAAIRRKAAELGIDGQADWSQLAGLEPTEQELIQELARYASVVAEAARNLSPAVVAQYAYDLAKAYNRFYAEVSIFQETDPAKRSLRVALSARVGEQIKASLGLLGIAVPERM; encoded by the coding sequence GTGCAACAGCTAGAATCCTCCCTCAAAACCGCCCTGCAAACCGCCGCTCAGGCCGTTTTTGGCGTTGAAGTGCCCACCACCAGCCTCACGCTCCAGCCCACGCGCAAGGAGTTTGCCGGCAGCTTCACCCTCGTCACGTTCCCGCTCACCAAGGCCCTGGGCAAGGGCCCCGAGCAAATCGGCCAAGCCCTGGGCGAGTGGCTGAAAAGCAACGAGCCCCGCGTGCGCGGCTACAACGTGGTGAAAGGCTTCCTCAACCTCGAAATTGCCGATGCCGAGTGGCTGGCCCTGTTCGAGCAGCTGCGCCAGCAGCCCGCCGCTGCGCCCGTGCCCACCGAGGGCGCCCCGCAGCGCGTGGTGGTGGAGTATTCGTCGCCCAATACCAACAAGCCCCTGCACCTGGGCCACCTGCGCAACAACTTCTTGGGCTACTCGGTGGCCGAGATTCTGAAAGCCACCGGCGCCACCGTCACCAAAGCCAACCTGGTGAACGACCGCGGCATCCACATCTGCAAGTCGATGATTGCCTACCAGCACTTCGGCCAGGGCGAAACCCCCGAGAGCGCCGGCATGAAGGGCGACCACCTCGCCGGCAAGTACTATGTGCTGTTTGAGAAGCATTACCGCGAGGAAATCAAGCAGCTCGAAGCCGAAGGCGTGGCCACCGACATCGCTAAGAAACAGGCGCCGTTGATGACGGAGGCTCAGCAGATGCTGCAGGCCTGGGAAGCCGGCGACCCTGCCGTGAAAGCCCTCTGGAGCCAGATGAACGGCTGGGTGTACGAAGGCTTCGACGAGACGTATAAGAACATCGGCGTCGATTTCGACCAGTATTACTATGAGTCCGAAACCTACCTGCTGGGCAAGGAGCGGGTGGAAGAAGGCCTCGGAAAAGGCGTATTCTTCAAGAAGGACAACGGTGCCGTCTGGGTCGATTTGCAAGCCGAAGGGCTGGACGAAAAGCTCCTGCTTCGCGCCGATGGCACCAGCGTCTACATCACCCAGGACCTGGGCACGGCTGAGCTGAAATACCAGGATTTCGGCTATGACAGCAGCATCTACGTCATTGCCGACGAGCAGAACTACCACATGCAGGTGCTGCAGGCCACGCTCAAAAAGCTGGGCAAGCCCTACGCCGACGCCATCCACCACCTCAGCTACGGCATGGTGGACCTGCCCTCGGGCAAGATGAAATCGCGCGAAGGCACCGTGGTGGACGCCGACGAGCTGGTGCGCGACGTGGTAACCGCCGCCAAAGCCGCCACCCTCGAAAAAGGCAAGACCGAAGGCCTCTCGGAGGATGAGCTGGAAGAGCTCTACCACATGCTGGGCCTGGGCGCGCTGAAATACTACCTGCTGAAGGTGGACCCCAAGAAGCGCATGCTCTTCAACCCCGAAGAGTCCGTGAGCCTCGAAGGCCACACCGGCCCGTTCATTCAGTACTCGCACGCCCGCATCGCCGCCATCCGCCGCAAAGCCGCCGAACTGGGCATTGATGGCCAGGCCGATTGGAGCCAGCTTGCCGGCCTTGAGCCCACCGAGCAGGAGCTGATTCAGGAGCTGGCCCGCTACGCCTCGGTCGTAGCCGAAGCCGCCCGCAACCTTTCGCCCGCCGTGGTAGCGCAGTACGCCTACGACCTGGCCAAAGCCTACAACCGCTTCTACGCCGAGGTGTCGATTTTTCAGGAAACCGACCCGGCCAAGCGGAGCCTGCGGGTGGCCCTCTCGGCCCGCGTGGGCGAGCAGATTAAGGCGTCGTTGGGCTTGCTGGGCATCGCGGTGCCCGAGCGCATGTAA
- a CDS encoding DEAD/DEAH box helicase, which yields MTFHEFSLHDDLLAGIDAMNYQQATPIQEQAIPKIIEGKDLIACAQTGTGKTAAYLLPLLDKISHAKHGHTTTLILVPTRELATQIDEQVMGFGYYVEASSIAIYGGGKSENWEQQKRALTSGADIIIATPGRLIAHLQMGYVKFDQIKYLVLDEADKMMDMGFSDDIFNIVRQLPKERQTLLFSATMPQKIREFSQQILQNPDEIRLAVSKPAAGIDQQFYMAYDRQKIYILEHIIKTQDVQSMVLFTSQKAAVGGIVRAVNKLGIEARGISSDRTQEEREEIMRAFKNKQFPILVATDVLSRGIDIDSLSHVVNYDIPRAAEDYVHRIGRTARAATKGTAITFISDQDQDRVVKIEKLIERDIEKQKITEELGLGEAPEFDPKRFAGLGGKIGGRPARGGSGGGGGRDRGPRAEGDRGPRREGGGRGGRDGGRDGSKPRRDAPDPKDPKHLERLAAAKNALAALDAGHAPAVPYQRPPRPEGEERRDRGPRPERAPRPEGEARPPREPREPRAPRPEGEARPPREPRPEGETREPRAEGERRRSRGGRNRKRGPKPEDSGAPAAE from the coding sequence TTGACGTTTCACGAATTTAGCCTCCATGACGACCTGCTGGCCGGCATCGACGCCATGAATTACCAGCAGGCCACCCCCATTCAGGAGCAGGCCATCCCCAAAATCATCGAAGGCAAAGACCTGATTGCCTGCGCCCAAACCGGCACCGGCAAAACCGCCGCCTACCTGCTGCCGCTGCTCGACAAGATTTCGCATGCCAAGCACGGCCACACCACCACCCTCATTCTGGTGCCCACCCGCGAGCTAGCCACCCAGATTGACGAGCAGGTGATGGGCTTCGGCTACTACGTGGAAGCCAGCAGCATCGCCATCTACGGCGGCGGCAAATCGGAAAACTGGGAGCAGCAGAAGCGCGCCCTCACCTCCGGGGCCGACATCATCATTGCCACGCCCGGCCGCCTCATTGCGCACTTACAAATGGGCTACGTGAAGTTCGACCAAATCAAGTACCTGGTGCTGGATGAAGCCGACAAGATGATGGACATGGGCTTCTCCGACGACATCTTCAACATCGTGCGCCAGCTGCCCAAGGAGCGCCAGACGCTGCTGTTCTCGGCCACCATGCCGCAGAAAATCCGGGAGTTTTCGCAGCAGATTCTGCAGAACCCCGATGAAATCCGGCTGGCCGTATCCAAGCCCGCCGCCGGCATCGACCAGCAATTTTACATGGCGTATGACCGCCAGAAAATCTACATCCTCGAGCACATCATCAAAACCCAGGATGTGCAGAGCATGGTGCTGTTCACCAGCCAGAAAGCAGCCGTGGGCGGCATTGTGCGGGCCGTGAACAAGCTCGGCATAGAGGCCCGCGGCATCAGCTCCGACCGCACCCAGGAGGAGCGCGAGGAAATCATGCGCGCCTTCAAAAACAAGCAGTTCCCCATTCTGGTGGCCACCGACGTGCTCAGCCGCGGCATCGATATCGACTCGCTGAGCCACGTGGTGAACTACGACATTCCCCGCGCCGCCGAGGACTACGTGCACCGCATTGGCCGCACCGCCCGCGCCGCTACCAAAGGCACGGCCATCACCTTCATTTCCGACCAGGACCAGGACCGGGTGGTGAAGATTGAAAAGCTCATCGAGCGCGACATCGAGAAGCAAAAAATCACCGAAGAGCTGGGCCTGGGCGAAGCCCCCGAGTTCGACCCCAAACGCTTCGCCGGCCTGGGCGGCAAAATCGGCGGTCGTCCGGCCCGCGGCGGCAGCGGCGGTGGCGGAGGCCGCGACCGTGGCCCCCGCGCCGAAGGCGACCGCGGCCCGCGCCGTGAAGGCGGCGGCCGGGGCGGACGCGACGGTGGCCGCGACGGCAGCAAGCCCCGCCGCGACGCCCCCGACCCCAAAGACCCCAAGCACCTGGAGCGCCTCGCCGCGGCCAAAAACGCCCTGGCCGCCCTCGACGCCGGCCACGCGCCCGCTGTGCCCTACCAGCGGCCGCCGCGCCCCGAAGGCGAAGAGCGCCGCGACCGGGGCCCCCGCCCCGAGCGCGCCCCACGCCCGGAAGGCGAGGCCCGCCCGCCCCGCGAACCGCGTGAGCCCCGCGCTCCACGGCCGGAGGGTGAAGCCCGTCCGCCGCGCGAGCCCCGCCCCGAAGGTGAAACACGCGAGCCGCGAGCCGAAGGTGAGCGTCGCCGCAGCCGTGGTGGCCGCAACCGCAAGCGCGGGCCAAAGCCGGAAGACTCAGGGGCTCCGGCAGCGGAGTAA
- a CDS encoding glutathione peroxidase: MKNSLFLTLATAATAVVFIAAKPAHSPAMPMPAEATKVAPSVYDFTVKSIDGKDVKLSQYKGKKLLIVNTASKCGYTPQYKELEELSKKYAGKVVVLGFPSDSFNQELASNSEVAAFCEKNYGVTFPLFETVAVKGDNAAPLYKYLADKTKNGAVSDAPNWNFCKYLVDEKGHVVKFYPSKVKPLSPELLADITK, encoded by the coding sequence ATGAAAAATTCCCTGTTTCTCACGCTGGCCACCGCCGCCACGGCCGTGGTTTTCATCGCCGCCAAACCCGCTCATTCCCCCGCCATGCCTATGCCCGCCGAAGCCACCAAAGTCGCGCCTTCCGTGTATGATTTCACCGTGAAATCCATTGATGGCAAAGACGTGAAACTGAGCCAGTACAAAGGCAAGAAGCTGCTCATCGTGAACACCGCCTCGAAGTGCGGCTACACCCCGCAGTATAAGGAGCTGGAGGAGCTGTCGAAGAAATACGCGGGCAAAGTGGTGGTGCTGGGCTTCCCGTCCGACAGCTTCAACCAGGAGCTGGCCTCGAATTCGGAGGTGGCGGCCTTTTGCGAGAAGAATTATGGCGTGACGTTTCCGCTCTTCGAAACCGTGGCCGTGAAGGGCGACAACGCCGCACCGCTCTACAAGTACCTGGCCGACAAAACCAAAAACGGGGCTGTGTCTGACGCACCGAACTGGAACTTCTGCAAATACCTAGTCGATGAAAAAGGCCACGTGGTGAAGTTCTACCCCTCGAAAGTGAAGCCGCTGAGCCCCGAGCTGCTGGCCGACATCACGAAATAA
- a CDS encoding class I SAM-dependent methyltransferase gives MPTLDRFSTQAADYARYRIDYPTALYDWLLPQVESRERAWDCATGNGQVAVVLADSFVRVDATDLSEKQLAQAAPRPNIHYQPAQAEHTLFPAQRFDLITVAQAVHWFDHAAYHAEVRRVARPGAVLAEWGYNFCRTDSSALNVALDRFHDETSAPYWDANRWHITDEYARIPFPFADVQRARFEEKRQWTVADMLGYLSTWSAAANYAKQHDGADLVALVADELTQLWGPGAREITFPVFVRTGRVE, from the coding sequence ATGCCCACCCTCGACCGTTTCTCCACCCAGGCCGCCGACTACGCCCGCTACCGCATTGACTACCCCACCGCGCTCTACGACTGGCTGCTGCCGCAGGTAGAAAGCCGCGAGCGGGCCTGGGACTGCGCCACCGGTAACGGCCAGGTGGCCGTGGTGCTGGCCGACAGCTTCGTGCGCGTGGACGCCACCGACCTCAGTGAGAAGCAACTGGCACAGGCCGCGCCGCGCCCCAACATTCACTACCAGCCAGCCCAAGCCGAGCACACGCTTTTCCCCGCCCAGCGCTTCGACCTCATCACCGTGGCGCAGGCCGTGCATTGGTTCGACCACGCCGCCTACCACGCCGAGGTGCGCCGCGTGGCCCGGCCCGGCGCCGTGCTGGCCGAGTGGGGCTACAACTTCTGCCGCACCGACAGCAGTGCCCTGAATGTGGCCCTCGACCGTTTCCACGACGAAACCTCCGCGCCGTACTGGGACGCCAACCGCTGGCACATCACCGATGAATACGCCCGCATCCCTTTCCCCTTTGCCGACGTGCAGCGGGCGCGCTTTGAAGAAAAGCGGCAGTGGACGGTGGCCGACATGCTGGGCTACCTGAGCACGTGGTCGGCCGCGGCCAACTACGCCAAGCAACACGACGGCGCCGACCTGGTGGCCTTGGTGGCCGATGAGCTGACGCAGCTGTGGGGGCCAGGGGCGCGGGAAATTACGTTTCCGGTATTCGTGCGCACGGGGCGGGTAGAATAA
- a CDS encoding HelD family protein → MNATEQEEREYLEVIKEQLALAVRRVDDSVRQFSSELREKKEYIHENQSGMDDADMVAAGQSIDRMAYTGAGAVARKRKLLKLLQSPYFGRIDFKPAGGVRVPVYIGVHSFVEERQRRGLIYDWRAPISSMFYDYELGEASYQTPSGPIQGRIDLKRQYKIQDGRLEFLIENGVNIHDEVLQRELAKSSDDKMKNIVATIQRDQNAVIRNEEASVMVIQGVAGSGKTSIALHRIAFLLYRFRDSISAKDILILSPNKVFADYISNVLPELGEEHIPETVMEELAADLLGNQFQFQTFFEQVSALLEQHNPAFIERIRFKSSFEFLSQLNKYLLHVENNYFNASELRVGRTAVPRQLLLDKFKGYHRVPLLKRFPLVSDDVRAYVRTAANRKLTNGEKNTIGEALTRMFRFNTVLDFYRDFYRWLGRPELFRYEHGQTLEYADVFALVYLRIRLEGISAYDHVKHLLVDEMQDYTPVQYAVLSRVFNCRKTILGDVNQMVNPYSASSAETIERVFPQADVVRLNRSYRSTVEITKFAQRITPNPDIIPLERHGQEPGLMRCNGQGEEVETLKQLVANFKTSGSNSLGVICKTPKQAEQVQQALEGQGVQLLTEDSTHFKEGVILTTAHLAKGLEFDEVIVPFVSARNFKTEVDKSMLYVACTRAMHRLTLTYSGELTAFLQ, encoded by the coding sequence ATGAACGCAACTGAACAAGAAGAACGCGAATACCTGGAAGTCATCAAGGAACAGCTGGCGTTGGCGGTGCGGCGCGTCGACGACTCCGTGCGGCAGTTTTCCAGCGAGCTGCGGGAGAAGAAGGAGTACATCCACGAAAACCAGTCGGGCATGGACGACGCCGACATGGTGGCCGCCGGCCAGTCCATCGACCGCATGGCCTATACCGGGGCCGGCGCCGTGGCCCGCAAGCGCAAGCTGCTCAAGCTGCTGCAGTCGCCCTATTTCGGGCGCATCGACTTTAAGCCGGCGGGCGGCGTGCGCGTGCCAGTGTACATCGGCGTGCATTCGTTTGTGGAAGAGCGGCAGCGGCGCGGCCTCATCTACGACTGGCGGGCGCCCATCTCGTCGATGTTCTACGATTATGAGCTGGGCGAGGCGTCCTACCAGACGCCGTCGGGCCCCATTCAGGGCCGCATCGACCTCAAGCGGCAGTACAAAATCCAGGACGGGCGGCTGGAGTTTCTGATTGAAAACGGCGTGAACATCCACGATGAGGTGCTGCAGCGCGAGTTGGCCAAATCCTCGGACGACAAGATGAAGAACATCGTGGCCACCATTCAGCGCGACCAGAACGCGGTGATTCGCAACGAGGAGGCCTCGGTGATGGTGATTCAGGGCGTGGCCGGCTCGGGCAAAACGTCCATTGCCCTGCACCGCATTGCCTTCCTGCTCTACCGCTTTCGCGACAGCATTTCGGCCAAGGACATTCTCATTCTTTCGCCCAACAAGGTCTTCGCCGACTACATCTCGAACGTGCTGCCCGAGTTGGGCGAGGAGCACATTCCCGAAACCGTGATGGAGGAGCTGGCCGCCGACCTGCTAGGCAACCAGTTTCAGTTTCAGACCTTTTTCGAGCAGGTTTCGGCCTTGCTGGAGCAGCACAATCCGGCGTTTATCGAGCGCATCCGGTTCAAGTCCTCGTTTGAGTTTCTGAGCCAGCTCAACAAGTACCTGCTGCACGTTGAGAACAACTACTTCAATGCGAGCGAGCTGCGGGTGGGGCGCACGGCGGTGCCGCGCCAGCTACTGCTTGACAAGTTCAAGGGCTACCACCGCGTGCCGCTGCTGAAACGCTTCCCGTTGGTGAGTGATGATGTGCGCGCCTACGTGCGCACCGCCGCCAACCGCAAGCTCACCAACGGGGAGAAAAACACGATAGGCGAGGCCCTGACGCGCATGTTCCGCTTCAACACCGTGCTGGATTTCTACCGCGACTTCTACCGCTGGCTGGGCCGGCCCGAGCTGTTCCGCTACGAGCACGGCCAAACGCTGGAGTACGCCGACGTATTTGCCCTGGTTTACCTGCGCATCCGGCTGGAAGGCATATCGGCCTACGACCACGTGAAGCACCTGCTCGTGGACGAGATGCAGGACTACACGCCGGTGCAATACGCGGTGCTGTCCCGGGTATTCAACTGCCGCAAAACCATTCTGGGCGACGTGAACCAGATGGTGAACCCCTACAGCGCGTCGTCGGCCGAAACCATCGAGCGCGTCTTCCCGCAGGCCGACGTGGTGCGGCTGAACCGCAGCTACCGCTCCACCGTCGAGATTACCAAATTCGCGCAGCGCATCACGCCCAACCCCGACATTATCCCCTTGGAGCGGCACGGGCAGGAGCCAGGCCTCATGCGTTGCAACGGCCAGGGCGAAGAAGTGGAGACGCTGAAGCAGCTGGTTGCCAATTTCAAAACCTCCGGCAGCAACTCGCTGGGCGTCATCTGCAAAACGCCGAAGCAGGCGGAGCAAGTGCAGCAGGCACTGGAAGGCCAAGGCGTGCAGCTGCTCACCGAAGATTCCACGCATTTTAAGGAAGGCGTCATCCTCACCACGGCGCATCTGGCGAAGGGGCTGGAATTTGATGAGGTCATCGTGCCCTTCGTTTCGGCTCGCAACTTCAAAACGGAAGTGGACAAGAGCATGCTCTACGTGGCCTGCACCCGCGCCATGCACCGCCTCACGCTCACGTATTCAGGTGAGCTAACGGCGTTTCTGCAATAG
- a CDS encoding LOG family protein, which translates to MKSIAVYCGSSAGTNPNFITQAQALAKAMVAQSLTLVYGGGRVGLMGTIADAVLAQGGQVIGVIPDFLDAKELAHKGCTELHVVKSMHERKLMMADRADGFIAMPGGYGTLEELFEVLTWGQLGLHRKPVALLNVDGYYDMLLQALDRMRDDHLLRAENRDQLLQSANPEDLLAQMAAYQPVQLEKWLTPPTT; encoded by the coding sequence ATGAAATCCATTGCCGTTTACTGCGGTTCCAGCGCCGGAACCAACCCGAATTTCATCACCCAAGCGCAAGCCCTCGCCAAAGCCATGGTGGCCCAAAGCCTCACGCTGGTGTACGGCGGCGGGCGCGTGGGCCTCATGGGCACCATCGCCGATGCCGTGCTGGCGCAGGGCGGCCAGGTTATCGGCGTGATTCCCGATTTTCTGGATGCCAAGGAGCTGGCCCACAAGGGCTGCACCGAGCTGCATGTGGTGAAATCCATGCACGAGCGCAAGCTGATGATGGCCGACCGCGCCGATGGCTTCATTGCCATGCCCGGCGGCTACGGCACCCTCGAAGAGCTGTTTGAGGTGCTCACCTGGGGGCAGCTCGGCCTGCACCGCAAGCCAGTGGCATTGCTGAATGTGGACGGTTATTACGATATGCTTCTGCAAGCCCTCGACCGCATGCGCGACGACCACCTGCTGCGCGCCGAAAACCGCGACCAGCTTCTGCAATCGGCCAACCCCGAGGATTTGCTGGCGCAAATGGCCGCCTACCAGCCGGTGCAGCTAGAGAAGTGGCTGACGCCGCCGACCACCTGA
- a CDS encoding acyltransferase family protein, with product MSAPSFYRRPSSPVYFPNLNGLRFVAALLVIVNHVEQQRLFHGRPSWSAVPVVQRLGDEGVTLFFVLSGFLITYLLLLEQEQFGQVAVGRFYRRRALRIWPLYYAVVLLALLVLPHVAYLRTHDFSAHITQLPGKALLHALLLPNVALVLHGGIPFLSQAWSIGTEEQFYLLWPWVLRQAGRHVLPAVGGVFLLLLWAQRGVVLAFHAAQPAPAPWLTFAFNFLYYFRLDCLVLGAMPAVLLFQRRTAVLRGLMAPATQWLCLAAVAGLLVWGRPFPLHEEVYAALFAVLILNLAAADKPVISLEAGWLNYLGKLSYGL from the coding sequence ATGTCGGCCCCTTCGTTCTACCGCCGCCCAAGCAGCCCGGTTTACTTTCCCAACCTCAACGGGCTGCGCTTTGTGGCGGCGCTGCTGGTCATCGTCAACCACGTGGAGCAGCAGCGGCTGTTTCATGGGCGGCCCTCGTGGAGCGCGGTGCCGGTGGTGCAGCGCCTCGGCGACGAGGGCGTGACGCTGTTTTTCGTGCTCAGCGGGTTTCTCATCACCTACTTGCTGCTGCTGGAGCAGGAGCAGTTTGGGCAGGTGGCGGTGGGCCGGTTTTACCGGCGGCGGGCGTTGCGCATCTGGCCGCTCTACTACGCGGTGGTGCTACTGGCCCTGCTGGTGCTGCCTCACGTGGCGTACCTGCGCACCCACGATTTCAGCGCCCACATCACGCAGCTGCCCGGCAAAGCCCTGTTGCACGCGCTGCTGCTGCCCAACGTGGCGCTGGTGCTCCACGGGGGCATTCCGTTTCTGTCGCAGGCCTGGTCCATCGGCACCGAGGAGCAGTTTTACCTGCTGTGGCCCTGGGTGCTGCGGCAGGCGGGCCGGCACGTGCTGCCGGCGGTAGGCGGGGTGTTTCTGCTGTTGCTGTGGGCGCAGCGGGGCGTGGTGCTGGCGTTTCACGCGGCCCAGCCCGCGCCGGCGCCCTGGCTGACTTTTGCCTTCAACTTCCTCTATTACTTCCGGCTCGACTGCCTGGTGCTGGGGGCGATGCCGGCGGTGCTGCTGTTTCAGCGGCGCACGGCGGTGCTGCGTGGGCTCATGGCCCCGGCCACGCAGTGGCTGTGCCTGGCGGCTGTGGCAGGGCTACTAGTTTGGGGAAGGCCCTTTCCGCTGCACGAGGAAGTGTACGCCGCCTTATTCGCGGTGCTGATTCTGAACCTGGCCGCCGCCGATAAGCCCGTCATTAGCCTGGAAGCGGGCTGGCTGAATTACCTGGGCAAGCTCTCGTACGGGCTCTAA
- a CDS encoding 1,4-dihydroxy-2-naphthoate polyprenyltransferase, giving the protein MSPWISAFRPRTLPLALASILTGGFLAKANGQFNGPVVGLAALTTILLQILSNLANDYGDSQNGADSIHRQGPQRAVQSGTITPAQMKRGMWICGLLALGSGLALLWVALGAAGLGLFLGFLALGLAAIWAAVNYTAGSNPYGYAGLGDISVFLFFGLVGVCGTYFLQARNLPLQVLLPAAALGCFATAVLNVNNIRDINSDVLAGKITIPVRLGAVHARRYHWLLLIIGLGCATVFVALTYHSPWQWLYALAVPLFAFNAIQVWQRQESMQIDPLLKQMALSTLVFTVLFGVGQVLG; this is encoded by the coding sequence ATGTCTCCCTGGATTTCCGCTTTCCGCCCCCGCACCTTGCCGCTGGCCTTGGCCAGCATCCTCACGGGCGGCTTCCTGGCCAAAGCCAACGGCCAGTTCAACGGCCCCGTGGTGGGCCTGGCCGCCCTCACCACCATCCTGCTCCAAATCCTGAGCAACCTCGCCAACGACTACGGCGACTCGCAGAACGGCGCCGACAGCATCCACCGCCAGGGCCCGCAGCGCGCCGTGCAAAGCGGCACCATCACGCCGGCCCAGATGAAGCGCGGCATGTGGATTTGCGGGCTGCTGGCGCTGGGCAGCGGGCTGGCGCTGCTGTGGGTGGCGCTGGGCGCGGCCGGGTTGGGCTTGTTTCTGGGGTTTCTGGCGCTGGGGCTGGCGGCCATCTGGGCAGCGGTGAACTACACGGCGGGCTCAAACCCCTACGGCTACGCCGGACTAGGCGACATTTCGGTGTTCCTGTTTTTCGGGCTGGTGGGTGTGTGCGGCACCTACTTCCTGCAAGCCCGCAACCTGCCGCTGCAGGTGCTGCTGCCCGCCGCTGCGTTGGGCTGCTTCGCCACCGCCGTACTGAACGTGAACAACATCCGCGATATCAACTCCGACGTGCTGGCCGGCAAAATAACCATCCCGGTGCGGCTGGGGGCGGTGCATGCCCGGCGCTACCACTGGCTGCTGCTCATCATCGGGCTGGGCTGCGCCACGGTGTTTGTGGCCCTTACGTACCACTCGCCCTGGCAGTGGCTGTATGCGCTGGCCGTGCCGCTGTTCGCTTTCAACGCCATTCAGGTGTGGCAACGGCAGGAATCGATGCAGATTGACCCGCTGCTAAAACAGATGGCCCTGAGCACGCTGGTGTTCACGGTGCTGTTCGGGGTAGGGCAGGTGCTGGGGTAA